A window of the Salvelinus alpinus chromosome 3, SLU_Salpinus.1, whole genome shotgun sequence genome harbors these coding sequences:
- the LOC139569676 gene encoding uro-adherence factor A-like, whose amino-acid sequence MGSVVWSKGGMAVEDPIVAHNCSYGDISPCAGPKVEEEVNLEEEENLEEEENLEEENLEEEENLEEENVEEENVEEEENLEEENVEEEENLEEENLEEEENLEEEENLEEEENLEEEENMEEEENLEEENVEEEENLEEENLEEENLEEEENLEEEENLEEEENLEEEENVEEEEDLEEEENMEEEENLEEEENLEEENVEEEEDLEEEENLEEEENLEEAENLEEEKNLEEEETLEEEENVEEEENLEEEENLEEEENEENLEEEENLEEEENLEEEETLEEEENLEEEENVEEEENLEEEENLEEEETLEVEEDLEEVEALEEEENVEEEENLEEEENLEEEENLE is encoded by the exons AAAGTAGAAGAGGAGGTAAacctggaagaggaggagaacctggaagaggaggagaacctgGAAGAGGAGAacctggaagaggaggagaacctgGAAGAGGAGAACGTGGAAGAGGAGAacgtggaagaggaggagaacctgGAAGAGGAGAacgtggaagaggaggagaacctgGAAGAGGAGAacctggaagaggaggagaacctggaagaggaggagaacctggaagaggaggagaacctggaagaggaggagaacatggaagaggaggagaacctgGAAGAGGAGAacgtggaagaggaggagaacctgGAAGAGGAGAACCTGGAAGAGGAGAacctggaagaggaggagaacctggaggaggaggagaacctggaagaggaggagaacctggaagaggaggagaatgtggaagaggaggaggacctggaagaggaggagaacatggaagaggaggagaacctggaagaggaggagaacctgGAAGAGGAGAacgtggaagaggaggaggacctggaagaggaggagaacctggaagaggaggagaacctgGAAGAGGCGGAAAACCTGGAAGAGGAGAAAAAcctggaagaggaggagaccctggaagaggaggagaacgtagaagaggaggagaacctggaagaggaggagaacctggaagaggaggagaat GAGGAGAacctggaagaggaggagaacctggaagaggaggagaacctggaagaggaggagacactggaagaggaggagaacctggaagaggaggagaacgtggaagaggaggagaacctggaagaggaggagaacctggaagaggaggagaccCTGGAAGTGGAGGAGGACCTGGAAGAGGTGGAGGccctggaagaggaggagaatgtagaagaggaggagaacctggaagaggaggagaacctggaagaggaggagaacctgGAATAG